The Lolium rigidum isolate FL_2022 chromosome 1, APGP_CSIRO_Lrig_0.1, whole genome shotgun sequence region GGCTGACGCTGACGCCGGCCTCGTGCCAACTTACATCTGCGCCACAGTCGGCACCACCTCGTCCAACGCCGTCGACCCGGTGGGCGCGGTGGCGGATGTCGCCGCCATGTTCAATGCGTGGGTCCACGTCGACGCCGCCTACGCCGGCAGCGCGTGCATCTGCCCGGAGTTCCGCCACCATCTCGACGGCGTGGAGCGCGTGGACTCCATCAGCATGAGCCCACACAAGTGGCTTCTCACGTGCCTCGACTGCACCTGCCTATACGTCCGTGATGCGCACCGTCTGAGCGACTCGCTCGAGACGAATCCGGAGTACCTCAAGAACGACGCTACCGACTCCGGCGAGGTCACCGACCTGAAGGACATGCAGGTCGGCGTCGGCCGGCGATTCCGTGGGCTCAAGCTCTGGATGGTCATGCGCACCTACGGCACCGCCAAGCTCCAGGAGCACATCCGCAGCGACGTGGCCATGGCCAAGATGTTCGAAGACTTCGTCCGTGCTGACGACAGGTTCGAGATCGTCGTGCCCAGGAACTTTGCTCTCGTGTGCTTCAGGATCAAGGCCAATGGAAGCATGACGGAGGAGGACGCCGATGAGGCCAACCGTGTGCTCATGGACAACCTCAACAAGACCGGCAAGGCGTACCTTGCGCACACCGTGGTTGGCGACAGGTTCGTGCTCCGCTTCGCCGTGGGTTCATCGCTGCAAGAGGAGAGGCATGTCAGGAGTGCATGGGAGCTTATCAAGAAGACCACCAGCGAGATCATGGCGTAATTAAGTGGACGTATAGTCGTATAGACACACAAGTAGTTACAAACAAGAACTCCACACCCAGCATTTTGGGCACAATTTTTTTCTtcgtttttttatatttgagccaGATTCATTTCGTGAGCTATACCCAATAGCTTATTTGTGCCTGACAGATTATTTGACAATAAAAGATTCAGTTTACATGAATTCAAGATAGAGCTTATTTGTGCCTGACATATTGTTTCAACAGTTTCCTAAGAggaaatttattcaaattctttGGCCTGTTCTAAACTTCTAATAAAAAAGATGAAAAATGGGAAGAATTACAAACCTCAAGTTTTGCTCAATCTACACCCCGTAATTTACAATGTGCTCTTCCTGTCCTTCAAAATTCTCCAAGTTTTGCTCATTTTACACCCCATATTTTTCAATCAACTCTAAATGTCCTCCAAAATCCGTGAAAATTGTGTGGTCTTCTCATTTCTAGTAGAAGGTCTCCGCCAATTTTCATAACTTTTAGATGATAGAAACTTGGTCAGCAAAAAAATATCTTCTCTAAGAGTAACTGAAGGGTAGGCCAAACATCTATTATATTGAGGGCTTCTACTTTCTGAAACAAAATATTAAAATTGGTCCTACATGATCTTCCAATACTAATATATTTTACTCTATGATTTCCATTAATGTTAGAATGCCAaaaaacctactcctccggttTATAATTACCATACGTTGTTTTTTCAAAGTCAAACTATGCACCATTTCAACAAATATATCGGAAAAATATCAACATTTGTTTTCATATTATAAGAATCTGGTATTATCGATATTGTTCTTTTCCCTCTACGTTTAGTCAaacttttgtttttgaatttcaCCAAACCCAGAATCCAGGGCAATAAAAAACAAGAGGAATACTTGttgctaaaaaataaaaaataaattgcaTATTAGAGTAAAAGGTCTACTAATGTTTTTCCTGAAATGATTTATAATGTAGCGGTACTTTACTAGGAATCATGATGAATTACTTAATAATTTGTAAAGCTCTGCAACGATGTCCACCAAATGTTAAGGCAGAGCACATGGAATTGTGTGGACGAGTCTTGCCATCTCGATCCGACAAAGTTCATATCTGGACTTCACTTGTGATTTATAGTTTACTTTTTTAGATcaaactagcatagtggccctcgcaattACGAGGGTGTCATCTTTATTTTTCTTAGAGGGATGTTCATTGCCTTTACTGTGTCCAGTTTATGATGGAAATAAATTCTGATTTTCTTATATTTTATCATGAAAGATAATACATTTTGTAGCCCCAAATCCAACTAAATAAATATAATCCGGAGAGACCATATTTAATTATATTTATTTGGTGAACAATTGTTAGGAACTTATAAATAATGTAAATTTACCAGGTGTTTTGTTTACATGATATTAAATTTTTATGTAAAATTAAAAATTTGGATTTGGACTTAGTGTGACATATAGATGCAGAAGAATGGTCCATGTAGCAACCTAGTTGCCTCTTTGACGCTAACACATTGAAATATTGGTTCGGTCTGGGTCGAAGTTTTTGTATGGATCCATATTTACCGCATGGGAATTTTCTGAGCGAAGGGTTCCCATGGCTCGTTCTATATCTTTTTTGCGCGAGTTTGGACAATTCAGCTAGTTTGGTAGTATGGCATGTGTAGATCTTACTACCCGAACTATTTGAATGCAGCTTCCCGTacaatttttttagaattttagaGTTCAGTCAACTACAACACGTTACATTTTTTTATTACTTTCATACGTACGTTCATACTCAAGTGGATGTATAGACGAATCAATTTATATTAAACCCTTTAATATATTTTCTTGCCACAATGTCATTTTTAAAGTATATGCTATGATAGTATCATGCAGACACATCCAACTTCGGAGTTTTTCATCTAAGCAATCAGCTTAAAGTTAGCTTTGCCTACCTATATCTATACTCCGCGCTGATTTCATCCACATAAATCATCTAGCTGATTTGAGTGCTCATATAGCATCCGGATTCTTTTGTAGTTCCTTAGCTATCATAATTGTTTCGTCCTAGAAaatacaccttatgtgcatatatTTTAAATATACGGTGTTAATATACATAGTTAGCACATCTGGAAGAACACAGTGACTTCCTTTTCGTATGTATATTTACTTTCTCATATACATGTGCCACCATATCGTTAGATAGTATTACTCGTATGTTGTCATTTCTTTCAAATATATGCCATCATATTCTAGGGTAGTATCACTCGTATGTCGTGAAATACACACATACATAAGCCAAATACAGACACAACCAGCTTCAGAGTTTTATTCTCACCGATCAGCTTAGAGTTAGCTTTGCTTGCCTATATCTATATTTGGCACGGAAATTCATCCACGTAAATCCTGTAGCTAGTGAGAGTGCTTGTTGTATAGCATCTAGACTCTTTTTTACGTTTTTAGCGATCACTATTGTTGCATCCTGGAAaatacactacgggaaaaacaggctttgccgtgcaactatttgcacggcaaagagccctatttgcacggcaaaggctttgccgtgcgaccccgcacggcaaagatcgcacggcaatgttatcgacggcaaaggcttctttgccgtgtgactcgccaacgttgcacggcaaaggctttgccgtgtgacgccgcacggcaaaggtcgcttctttgccgtgtgcctaacatgttttatctaaaaaaaggccCCAAACTGGCTGGTCTGGAAATCGAACCTAGGACACAGAGTAGGgaaagcgtgcaaccttgccactgagctatgtgttcgtttgttgataactataccatgccatgccttttgagatgagaaaaaatccagt contains the following coding sequences:
- the LOC124654986 gene encoding tryptophan decarboxylase 1 produces the protein MGSMDANPAAAFSAFAADGKAPFQPLNPEDVRAYLHKAVDFISDYYTNIESMPVLPNVKPGYLQNELGASPPTYSAPFDVSMKELRTSVVPGMTHWASPNFFAFFPSTNSAAAIAGDLIASAMNTVGFTWQASPAATEMEVLALDWLAQLLRLPTTFMNRTSSGRGTGGGVILGTTSEAMLVTLVAARDAALRRSGSVGVSGLPRLTVYAADQTHSTFFKACRLAGFDPANIRSIPTGPETDYGLDPAKLLQVMQADADAGLVPTYICATVGTTSSNAVDPVGAVADVAAMFNAWVHVDAAYAGSACICPEFRHHLDGVERVDSISMSPHKWLLTCLDCTCLYVRDAHRLSDSLETNPEYLKNDATDSGEVTDLKDMQVGVGRRFRGLKLWMVMRTYGTAKLQEHIRSDVAMAKMFEDFVRADDRFEIVVPRNFALVCFRIKANGSMTEEDADEANRVLMDNLNKTGKAYLAHTVVGDRFVLRFAVGSSLQEERHVRSAWELIKKTTSEIMA